In Tursiops truncatus isolate mTurTru1 chromosome 9, mTurTru1.mat.Y, whole genome shotgun sequence, a single genomic region encodes these proteins:
- the TMEM140 gene encoding transmembrane protein 140 — MPVLRSRRSNQLLFLGIMTLTVTVIFLLFFALLWKAGNLIDLPNLRIGFYNFCLWNEGTGALQCHQFPELEALGVPRVGLALARLGVYGALVLTLFVPLPLLLAWCNSNEGEWQLAVGFLATSSMLLASGLGLFLTYTWKWLRLSLLGPGFLALGVAQGLLILLLMGTVVFPQRAKDKNLRAASSKGLRDCKGSV; from the coding sequence ATGCCCGTCCTAAGGTCAAGGCGGAGTAACCAACTGCTGTTCCTGGGAATCATGACACTCACAGTCACAGTGATCTTCCTGCTGTTCTTTGCTCTCCTCTGGAAGGCCGGCAACCTTATCGACTTGCCCAACCTCAGAATTGGCTTCTACAACTTCTGTCTTTGGAACGAGGGCACTGGAGCCCTACAGTGTCACCAGTTCCCTGAGCTGGAGGCCCTGGGGGTGCCTCGAGTTGGCCTGGCCCTGGCCAGGCTTGGCGTGTACGGGGCCCTGGTCCTCACCCTCTTCGtgcccctgcctctcctcctggcCTGGTGCAACAGTAACGAGGGAGAGTGGCAGCTGGCCGTGGGCTTCCTGGCCACGTCCTCCATGCTGCTGGCCAGCGGCCTGGGCCTCTTCCTCACCTACACATGGAAGTGGCTCCGGCTCTCCCTCCTGGGGCCTGGGTTTCTAGCTCTGGGTGTTGCCCAGGGCTTACTCATCCTCTTGCTTATGGGCACAGTCGTGTTCCCTCAGAGGGCAAAGGACAAGAACTTGAGAGCTGCTAGCTCTAAAGGCTTACGTGATTGCAAGGGTTCTGTTTGA